The Fimbriimonas ginsengisoli Gsoil 348 genome window below encodes:
- a CDS encoding C39 family peptidase, translated as MLPLLLLTVAASTVRLVPFFPDRKFPAKGGEAVVEFSGVDPKIAFNEVVPSWNVSPATGAALEVQIRSHGDGFTSKWYSFGTWTLDDAARRTSVKGQKDDDGNVDTDTFLPKKGASTVDVRVTLKNNGDGLPKLRLFTLSFANTHHPAASEKSPSPAWGKTIEVPQRAQGNYPNGGVLCSPTSLSMVLTHYAKQLQRPEMDRDVPEVEACVWDKSYDGAGNWPFNAAYAGSFPGMRSYVTRFRSIADLEQWIDAGLPVICSISLNIAKGEAQDGGSGHLVVLVGFTKDGDPVFNDPARRAQVRYTYKRENFERAWLHSSRTVYLVYPETAKVPVDGDGVWIER; from the coding sequence ATGCTCCCCCTCCTCCTTCTCACCGTGGCCGCCTCTACCGTTCGCCTCGTGCCGTTTTTCCCCGACCGTAAATTTCCCGCCAAGGGCGGGGAGGCGGTGGTGGAGTTCAGCGGGGTCGATCCCAAGATCGCGTTTAACGAGGTCGTGCCGTCGTGGAACGTTTCACCGGCAACGGGGGCGGCGCTGGAGGTTCAGATCCGGTCCCATGGAGACGGCTTCACTTCCAAGTGGTATTCATTCGGCACTTGGACGCTGGACGATGCCGCGCGCCGGACCAGCGTGAAGGGGCAGAAGGACGACGACGGGAATGTCGACACCGACACTTTTCTGCCCAAGAAAGGGGCGAGCACCGTCGACGTGCGGGTGACGCTGAAGAATAACGGGGATGGCTTGCCGAAGCTACGGCTGTTCACGCTTTCGTTCGCGAACACCCACCATCCGGCGGCAAGCGAGAAGTCTCCGTCTCCAGCTTGGGGCAAGACGATCGAAGTTCCTCAGCGGGCGCAGGGGAACTATCCGAACGGTGGGGTCTTGTGCAGTCCGACGTCGCTTTCGATGGTGCTGACTCACTATGCGAAGCAGTTGCAGAGGCCGGAGATGGACCGCGACGTTCCGGAGGTCGAGGCGTGCGTTTGGGACAAGAGTTACGATGGCGCGGGGAACTGGCCCTTCAATGCGGCTTACGCGGGTTCGTTTCCGGGCATGCGCTCATACGTCACGCGGTTCCGCTCGATCGCCGACCTCGAGCAGTGGATCGACGCCGGTCTGCCGGTGATCTGCTCTATCTCGTTGAACATCGCGAAAGGGGAGGCGCAAGATGGCGGGTCGGGGCACCTGGTGGTGCTCGTCGGGTTCACCAAGGACGGCGATCCGGTCTTCAACGATCCGGCGCGTCGGGCGCAGGTGCGCTACACCTACAAGCGGGAGAACTTCGAGCGAGCTTGGCTCCATTCCAGCCGCACCGTGTATTTGGTTTATCCGGAGACGGCGAAGGTGCCGGTGGATGGCGACGGGGTTTGGATCGAACGGTGA
- a CDS encoding menaquinone biosynthesis family protein, protein MLKIRLGHSPDSDDAFMFWGLASGEVKTDYDFEHILRDIQTLNEWAMEGKLESTAISVHAFAHVSDKYALLRHGGSFGDEYGPMIVAKRALSPEELRETVIAIPGKMTSAFLALNLYFEDQFGAGVRPKTEVVPFDEIIPAIQEGKYEAGLIIHEGQLTYEREGMTLIADMGRWWKAKTGLPLPLGVNVVRKDLGDGAVKEVSRCMRESIHAGLSNRGKALDYALQFARGMDTPTSDEFVGMYVNERTLDMGDEGIRAIRLFLQKGTEAGIVPPVQVDVVD, encoded by the coding sequence ATGTTGAAAATTCGGCTGGGCCACAGCCCCGATTCGGACGATGCGTTTATGTTTTGGGGGCTTGCGAGCGGCGAGGTGAAGACCGATTACGATTTCGAGCACATTCTCCGCGACATCCAGACGCTAAACGAGTGGGCGATGGAAGGGAAGCTCGAGTCGACGGCAATCTCGGTTCACGCTTTTGCCCATGTGTCGGATAAGTACGCGTTGCTACGGCATGGCGGCTCATTCGGCGACGAGTATGGCCCGATGATCGTGGCGAAGCGGGCGCTCTCGCCCGAAGAGCTTCGAGAGACGGTTATCGCGATTCCGGGAAAGATGACCTCCGCGTTCTTGGCGCTCAACCTTTACTTCGAGGACCAGTTCGGGGCCGGGGTCCGGCCGAAGACCGAGGTGGTTCCGTTCGACGAGATCATCCCCGCGATTCAAGAAGGGAAGTACGAAGCCGGCCTCATCATCCACGAGGGGCAGCTTACGTACGAGCGAGAGGGAATGACCTTGATCGCCGACATGGGGCGTTGGTGGAAAGCGAAGACGGGCCTGCCGCTTCCGCTTGGCGTCAACGTCGTGCGGAAAGACTTGGGAGACGGGGCCGTGAAGGAAGTCAGCCGCTGCATGCGCGAGAGCATCCACGCCGGTCTTTCCAATCGAGGGAAGGCGCTCGACTATGCCCTCCAATTCGCCCGGGGAATGGACACTCCGACCAGCGACGAGTTCGTGGGAATGTACGTGAACGAGCGAACGCTCGACATGGGCGACGAGGGGATCCGGGCGATCCGCCTCTTCCTGCAAAAGGGAACGGAAGCTGGAATTGTGCCACCGGTGCAGGTGGATGTTGTCGACTGA
- a CDS encoding efflux RND transporter periplasmic adaptor subunit has product MKRPIIPITIALLLVCGIGGMALKGRSQNAALAADAALPKPTLVKKGDIVVSVVETGTIDANKVVELKGRVTGRLAKLFVDEGDSVTAGQLIAVIDPKETQLRVEQDAAQLRGAESAVGRTAIEIAQRKITAQAAYEQAQARVRQLSLELRAEPTVMRAAIQEAQNTLNTAMAERDRLQQSAQPNQRNELKSAVDEAQANYDNANQEYRRQADLSDKGYVAGRVVDSAKLVLDLAKVRLQAAKDNLAHLESAQRAEMSKATESIEQARAALRRAQANAYTPETKRQEYLSAVAEMAKAKAALKDPAMLEKQRDQSQATVAQLRSVLSDSNRQLNETEIRAPISGIVTKKLLQVGELATGLSTFSSGSTIVKIEDRSSMKVKLDINEIDMAKLKVGMAADIDVDAIPNHVYHGVVTKIAPASKEPATGQASADAVVKYEVEINLRDADAKLRSGMSAKCTVDVIRKNNVLVVPIDHVIREGRKSFVEITPANPKAKGAKPERREIKTGAQTGALVEIVSGLVEGDQISKPKYNGPQRKGFMSAGPDEQ; this is encoded by the coding sequence ATGAAACGCCCGATCATTCCTATTACCATCGCTCTGCTACTTGTTTGCGGGATCGGTGGGATGGCTCTCAAAGGCCGAAGCCAGAATGCAGCACTTGCGGCAGACGCCGCGCTTCCTAAGCCGACCCTCGTCAAGAAGGGGGATATCGTGGTCTCGGTGGTCGAGACCGGAACCATCGACGCGAATAAAGTGGTCGAGCTGAAGGGGCGGGTTACCGGCCGTTTGGCGAAGCTGTTCGTGGACGAAGGGGATTCGGTCACCGCCGGGCAACTCATCGCCGTGATCGATCCGAAGGAAACCCAGCTTCGGGTGGAGCAGGACGCCGCCCAGCTTCGGGGCGCGGAGAGCGCGGTGGGGAGAACGGCGATCGAGATCGCACAACGGAAGATCACCGCTCAGGCCGCTTACGAGCAGGCGCAGGCCCGGGTTCGGCAGCTTAGTCTGGAATTGAGGGCCGAGCCGACGGTGATGCGCGCGGCGATTCAGGAAGCCCAAAACACACTTAATACGGCGATGGCGGAGCGAGACCGGCTCCAGCAGAGCGCGCAACCGAATCAGCGGAACGAATTAAAGAGCGCCGTCGACGAGGCGCAAGCGAATTACGACAACGCGAACCAAGAATATCGTCGGCAAGCCGACCTCTCCGATAAAGGGTACGTGGCGGGTAGGGTCGTGGACTCGGCCAAGCTCGTGCTGGACCTGGCCAAGGTGCGCCTCCAGGCGGCGAAGGACAATCTCGCCCACTTAGAGAGCGCCCAACGGGCGGAAATGTCGAAGGCGACGGAGTCGATCGAGCAGGCTCGGGCGGCGCTGCGGCGCGCCCAGGCCAATGCTTACACGCCGGAGACGAAGCGCCAAGAGTATCTCTCGGCAGTCGCCGAGATGGCGAAAGCCAAGGCGGCGTTGAAAGATCCGGCGATGCTGGAGAAGCAGCGAGACCAAAGCCAGGCGACGGTGGCCCAGCTTCGCTCGGTGCTCAGCGACTCGAACCGTCAGCTCAACGAGACGGAGATCCGAGCGCCAATCTCGGGAATCGTCACCAAGAAGCTGCTCCAAGTCGGAGAACTTGCCACCGGCCTTAGCACGTTCAGCAGTGGGTCCACCATCGTCAAGATCGAGGATCGATCCAGCATGAAGGTGAAGCTGGACATCAACGAAATCGACATGGCGAAGCTGAAGGTGGGAATGGCGGCGGATATCGACGTGGACGCAATTCCGAACCATGTCTATCACGGCGTGGTTACCAAGATCGCTCCGGCCAGCAAGGAGCCGGCGACCGGCCAGGCTTCGGCGGATGCGGTGGTGAAGTACGAAGTCGAGATCAATCTTCGCGACGCCGATGCCAAGCTCCGCTCGGGGATGTCGGCCAAGTGTACGGTCGACGTGATTCGAAAGAATAATGTGCTGGTGGTTCCGATCGACCACGTCATCCGCGAGGGGCGGAAGAGCTTCGTGGAGATCACGCCGGCGAACCCGAAGGCGAAGGGCGCGAAGCCTGAGCGGCGCGAGATTAAGACGGGAGCCCAGACCGGCGCGCTGGTGGAAATCGTTTCGGGCCTGGTCGAAGGGGATCAGATCTCGAAGCCGAAATACAACGGGCCGCAGCGTAAAGGGTTTATGTCCGCGGGACCGGACGAGCAATGA
- a CDS encoding RecB family exonuclease, whose protein sequence is MARKPTLSPSKITTYLACPVKYRWTYVDDRGKWYLRSKSYYSFGSTLHRVLERFHDTGDAGVNTTEEVMAAYEESWIDAGYASAEELAEAYGEGREILERHVQQATAQPRESKTIFVERQFRHDMGEFALLGRVDRVDEYPDGTLEIVDYKSGRESVEVEDVATDIAMACYQLLLRHKFPGVPIRARIIALRTGHSAAASMTDEEAADFEQTILQLGREILSEEYHELTPVFKPLCLHCDFLPLCRKHPEFAEL, encoded by the coding sequence GTGGCGCGAAAACCGACGCTTAGCCCGAGCAAAATCACCACTTACCTTGCCTGCCCGGTCAAGTACCGCTGGACCTACGTGGACGATCGCGGCAAGTGGTACCTGCGCTCCAAAAGCTACTACTCCTTTGGCAGCACGCTCCACCGGGTGCTCGAACGGTTCCACGACACTGGCGATGCCGGGGTGAACACAACCGAAGAGGTCATGGCCGCCTATGAAGAGAGCTGGATCGACGCCGGATACGCCTCCGCTGAGGAACTGGCCGAGGCGTACGGCGAGGGGCGCGAGATCCTCGAGCGTCACGTCCAGCAAGCAACCGCCCAGCCGCGTGAGTCCAAAACGATCTTCGTCGAGCGCCAGTTTCGTCACGACATGGGCGAGTTCGCGTTGCTGGGCCGCGTCGACCGGGTCGACGAATATCCGGACGGAACGCTCGAGATCGTCGATTACAAATCCGGACGCGAATCGGTGGAAGTCGAAGACGTGGCGACCGACATCGCCATGGCCTGCTACCAGCTTCTCCTCCGCCACAAGTTCCCCGGCGTCCCCATCCGCGCCCGGATCATCGCCTTACGAACCGGCCACTCGGCCGCCGCCTCGATGACCGACGAGGAAGCCGCCGACTTCGAGCAGACGATCCTACAGTTGGGCCGCGAGATCCTCTCCGAGGAGTACCACGAGCTAACCCCCGTCTTCAAACCCCTGTGCCTCCACTGCGACTTCCTCCCCCTCTGCCGCAAACACCCAGAATTCGCCGAACTCTAA